One part of the Hydra vulgaris chromosome 01, alternate assembly HydraT2T_AEP genome encodes these proteins:
- the LOC136074324 gene encoding uncharacterized protein LOC136074324, producing the protein MKRIFWIAPKLDTLVAIIKADKKRSCRDKTEDIAILLDQLGDRKTRIGGLDTRYISSVNRSLSKFEMRSSLNETMSESEFSSNGSDKNEDNDDFPYPDPELKKKVKKPDTVLLPKDIPKRTADTAVGEGLSHRQHTAMVNSIIAKSGGNIDEFKCSTSTALREADKVIYDESKRIKDHLRNFRNNNKNILVQLHFDGKVCHEYTDGKKSEKDRLAILINGNMETHLLGIPAISSGTGENQKNAIRDILNCFDLTNSIQAVTFDTTRINTGNKNGAVSLLVNEVFQRPVLSIACRHHINELHITHFWKNYPSSATSGPDNMLFKILKSTWNDLDVENQVLRRLTIPDETWLGHQKHESITFCRNIITHGSLKKDGATRKDYIELTELTLMVLSEEKYKFRTPGAIHHARFMAKGREF; encoded by the exons ATGAAAAGGATCTTTTGGATTGCACCTAAGCTCGATACTCTGGTTGCAATCATTAAAGCTGATAAGAAAAGAAGTTGTCGAGACAAGACTGAAGATATTGCTATTTTATTAGACCAATTAGGAGATAGAAAAACAAGAATAGGTGGATTAGACACAAGGTACATTTCCTCTGTTAACAGGAGTTTATCCAAGTTTGAAATGAGATCAAGTTTGAATGAAACCATGTCAGAGAGTGAATTCAGCTCAAATGGATCCGATAAAAATGAAGATAATGATGATTTCCCGTATCCAGATCCAGAGTTAAAGAAGAAAGTCAAAAAACCAGATACTGTTCTACTTCCAAAAGATATTCCCAAGAGAACTGCTGATACTGCTGTTGGGGAAGGATTAAGTCATAGGCAGCATACTGCCATGGTTAATAGTATAATTGCTAAATCAGGTGGAAATatagatgaatttaaatgttcaacCTCTACAGCATTAAGAGAAGCAGATAAAGTCATTTATGATGAATCAAAGAGGATCAAGGACCATTTgagaaatttcagaaataataataagaacaTTTTAGTTCAACTCCATTTTGACGGAAAAGTATGTCATGAATATACTGATGggaaaaaatcagaaaaagatCGATTAGCAATATTAATAAACGGTAACATGGAAACGCACCTGTTGGGAATTCCAGCTATTTCTTCCGGAACTGgcgaaaatcaaaaaaatgcgATCAGAGATATCTTGAATTGCTTTGACCTTACAAACAGTATACAAGCTGTTACATTTGATACAACCAGAATCAACACTGGAAACAAAAATGGAGCTGTTTCTTTACTGGTAAATGAAGTTTTTCAGCGACCAGTTTTATCTATTGCATGCCGACATCATATAAACGAGCTACACATAACACATTTCTGGAAAAATTATCCAAGTAGTGCTACTTCTGGACCAGATAAtatgctatttaaaatattaaaatcaacatGGAATGATCTTGATGTAGAGAACCAG gtgtTGAGAAGATTGACTATTCCAGATGAAACATGGCTTGGTCATCAAAAGCATGAAAGCATAACGTTCTGCAGAAATATTATCACCCATGGGTCTCTGAAAAAG GATGGGGCTACAAGGAAGGACTACATTGAGCTGACAGAGCTTACACTTATGGTGCTTTCTGAGGAAAAGTACAAGTTTCGTACACCCGGAGCAATTCATCATGCCCGTTTTATGGCAAAAGGTAGAGAGTTTTAG